A region of the Corynebacterium endometrii genome:
CGAACGCCTCTGGACCAAGATCCGCATACTTCAGGCCGTGGTATGCCTCGTCCGGGGTGACGAAATACGGGAAGACCGGCTTACCGTCGCGCTCAACGGTCCAGTCGAAGGTGCCACCGTCTACGATCACGCCGCCGAGCGCGGAACCGTTGCCGGAGTAGAACTTGGTGGTTGAGGCCACCACAATGTCAGCGCCCAGTTTCAGCGGCTGCGCGATGGCGGCGGTCGCGATGGTGTTATCAATGATCAGTGGCACCTGGTTCTTGTGCGCCACCTCGGCCACGGCCGGGATATCCAGAACATCGGCAACCGGGTTGCCGAACGTCTCGCCGTAGAAGGCCTTGGTGTTTGGCTGGACGGCCGCCTGCCAGGACTCCGGGTCATCCGGGTTCTCCACCAGGGTGACCTCGATGCCTAGGCGCTTGAGGGTGACGGTAAACAGGGTGGTGGTGCCGCCGTAGAGGCGAGGGGAGACCACAATGTGGTCGCCGGCGGAAGCCAGGTTCAGGATGGCTGCGGTCTCTGCGGCCTGACCGGAGGCGAAAGCCACGGCTGCCACGCCACCCTCCAGGGAGGCGAGGCGAGCCTCAAGCGCATCCTGGGTTGGGTTGTTCATGCGGGTGTAGACGGGGCCCTGATCGGACAGGTCGAAGCGGGCCGCCGCGTGCGCCGCGGAGTCAAAGACGTAGGACGTGGTCTGGTAGATGGGCACGTTGCGCGCGTTGGTAGAACCGTCCAGGTTCTGCCCTACGTGGAGTGCCCGGGTCTCGAAGGACCAGTTGGCGGCGGTTTCTGGGGAATTGTCATATTTGGTAGCCATGCTGACCAAGGCTAGACCAAGCGGTACAGACTGTTAAGGGAATGTGACCGCGCCATGCATTGATGCAGCGTGGGCTATGCAAAAGCGATGAATGAAAATAGACAAAGGGGTCCGCTCGGGCCGGATGCGGGGGCCGTGCACCCCGATCTTTTAGAAGAATCCGTCCGTGGCGCCCCTCCTATGCGGCACAATGGGCAGGGAAAGCTCGTGAATGCAAACCTTCCGCTGAGGGGCCTGGCGTGTT
Encoded here:
- a CDS encoding O-acetylhomoserine/O-acetylserine sulfhydrylase, translated to MATKYDNSPETAANWSFETRALHVGQNLDGSTNARNVPIYQTTSYVFDSAAHAAARFDLSDQGPVYTRMNNPTQDALEARLASLEGGVAAVAFASGQAAETAAILNLASAGDHIVVSPRLYGGTTTLFTVTLKRLGIEVTLVENPDDPESWQAAVQPNTKAFYGETFGNPVADVLDIPAVAEVAHKNQVPLIIDNTIATAAIAQPLKLGADIVVASTTKFYSGNGSALGGVIVDGGTFDWTVERDGKPVFPYFVTPDEAYHGLKYADLGPEAFALKARVGLLRDTGAAIAPLNAWITLAGLETLALRVERHNDNAQKVAEFLESHDKVEKVNYAGLDSSPYKAVKEKLGYATTGSVLSFDIKGGKDEAWAFIDALKLHSNLANIGDTRSLAVHPATTTHSQSDEEGLRVAGITQATIRLSVGIENVDDIIADLEQGFAAV